One window from the genome of Commensalibacter oyaizuii encodes:
- a CDS encoding MarC family protein, which produces MHFTEPLPLLHALSSVSGSFLLCLPALISIADPLGSSLIFYQVTEERDDDERRILARKIAINSFMILALSALIGEFVLRFFGISIDAVRIAGGLVIAVRAWTLLNAPEQNADRKQKEAEQGGRTMALPNGLDAAFFPLTMPFTIGPGCIAVTIALSSVKPTTGNAAIFSFYNGLLLAIVAVALIIFVTYTFCDKTMRLLGKSRARILSRMAALILLCIGVQIIGTGIQGFLMPIFRT; this is translated from the coding sequence ATGCATTTTACAGAACCCCTTCCCTTACTTCATGCATTGTCCAGTGTTTCAGGCAGCTTCTTACTGTGTCTGCCTGCATTAATCTCTATCGCTGACCCCTTGGGATCATCGTTAATTTTTTACCAAGTAACTGAAGAAAGAGATGACGATGAGCGCCGTATTCTGGCCAGAAAAATCGCCATAAACTCTTTTATGATTTTAGCACTTTCAGCATTGATTGGTGAATTTGTATTACGGTTTTTTGGGATTAGTATTGACGCTGTTCGCATCGCAGGGGGATTGGTCATTGCAGTCCGCGCATGGACATTATTAAATGCACCAGAACAAAATGCCGATCGAAAACAAAAAGAAGCCGAACAAGGAGGGCGAACCATGGCGCTGCCTAACGGTTTGGATGCGGCCTTTTTTCCATTGACCATGCCCTTTACCATAGGTCCAGGCTGTATTGCCGTGACCATTGCACTAAGTTCTGTTAAACCCACCACAGGCAACGCAGCGATCTTTAGTTTTTATAATGGGCTGTTACTTGCTATTGTGGCTGTCGCGCTGATCATTTTTGTTACCTATACTTTTTGTGACAAAACAATGAGACTACTGGGAAAATCAAGAGCGCGTATTTTATCACGAATGGCAGCATTAATTTTATTATGTATTGGTGTGCAAATTATAGGGACGGGGATTCAAGGATTCTTGATGCCTATTTTTCGCACATAG